The stretch of DNA ATTGCAGCTGTGGGGGGGTTTAGGTAGGGTTTTTCTGCGCAGAAAATGGAGGGAGTTTCGATGAAGCAGCAGCCAGTGTTTGAAGCTGGAACCAGCAGTGAGTAAACGCTGCGTTTTGATttgctaaaaataaaaagctaaaaAGTGTGGATCAGCGAAAGGATTTGAACCCGACGTGAATCGAACACGCAACCTTCTGATCTGGAGTCAGACGCGCTACCATTGCGCCACGGATCCACTAGCTGCTTTATCTTTTCATAAACTTTTTAATAACCAAAAAACAACTATTTCCGTCTTATTATGAAATCCTGTCGAGGTTGTGATCTTGATTTGTATTGGCTGGCTGCAATGTTTATGGTTTGCTTCCCAATGCTGCTTGgtaattgtttttctttatttagcaGAAAATGCATTAACAGTAACATTCAAAACTAAAGTTTTTCTTTATAGTTAATGCCAATGAAGTAGTTGTGCATAAAAAAGGGAAGATGACAAGCAGAAACAGTCGATTTCAGATAGTGAGGAAGTGATTTTAGTGCCGACCAATAAATAACTCAATAagaataattgtttaaaaaatgcTTAATAGTCAAACGTAAGCAGCAAAGAGGACGGGTAAGTGAGGGGGAAAGTGTGTACGGCAAAAGagtgaagagtgaagaagaagaagaaggagttgGTGAGAGAGATGGAGGTTCCAGGTGCAGTTGCAGTGTTGAACGAGTGGAGCTGGTGGGACCGCGTCAACAACAACTCTGACTGGCAGAAGGCCATTTTCTACTTCCTCTGCGCCTCCTACGCCCTAGTCTCCTCCGTCGCCCTGGTCTCCTCTCTCTTCCTGTTtccgtctctctctctctatttctATTTCGAAATCAATTCCCTCACCATCTTTGATTTCTTCAGATTCAATTGATTCGAATCGAGCTGAGAGTCCCCGAATATGGTTGGACCACCCAGAAGATCTTCCATCTCATGAACTTCCTCGTCAACGCTCTACGCGCCCTCGTCTTTGGATTTCACTCCCAAGTCTTCCTCCTCCATCCCAAGGTGTTGATTTTGGTGCTCTTGGATCTTCCTGGCATCCTCTTTTTCTCTACTTACACACTTCTGGTCCTTTTCTGGGCTGAAATTTATCGTCAGGTATGCCGTATGCCtcccccttttcttcttttacaaTTACTCTTACAATCCATTCTAACTGACTCACTCAGCAGGCAAGGAGTTTGTCCACTGATAATTTCAGGCTTGTTTATATCTCTATCAATGCTGCCGTCTATTTCATCCAGGTATTGTGCTTTCCTGCTACCTTTACTTATATCACAAGCTACTAGACTAGTTAAGAATTTCGATTGCTGTGCGAAAATCCCATTATAGATTTCTACTATTTGATTTATACTTGTATTTAGTTGCCACAAGAAGCATTTCAAGATGGCATAAGTTTCTCCTAGAGCTAAATAGAAGAAAACAAATTTCTCCTTTGATACATGATATCGATTATCATAACGATTAAAGCGTGGTTTGGATTCAGGTTTGTATTTGGCTGTACCTCTGGATAGATCACAATAGTGTTATTGAGCTCGTTGGAAATATATTCATTGCAGGTTAGATTTTAAAGCAAATATCAATTTGTATT from Arachis duranensis cultivar V14167 chromosome 4, aradu.V14167.gnm2.J7QH, whole genome shotgun sequence encodes:
- the LOC107482625 gene encoding tobamovirus multiplication protein 1, which gives rise to MEVPGAVAVLNEWSWWDRVNNNSDWQKAIFYFLCASYALVSSVALIQLIRIELRVPEYGWTTQKIFHLMNFLVNALRALVFGFHSQVFLLHPKVLILVLLDLPGILFFSTYTLLVLFWAEIYRQARSLSTDNFRLVYISINAAVYFIQVCIWLYLWIDHNSVIELVGNIFIAAVSFMAALGFLIYGGRLFFMLRRFPIESKGRRKKLHEVGFVTAICFTCFLIRCIMVFLSAFDSDASLEVLDHPILDLIYYMLVEILPSALVLFILRKLPPKRISAQYHPIR